The proteins below come from a single Treponema phagedenis genomic window:
- a CDS encoding transposase has protein sequence MSIPQSIKQFRPTQFGAVEIRFIGNYYYVYQVSSKWDGAKGRAQKVTGKSIGKITEADGFIPNANGLRLMQQMRSTADVAPTVKNYGAYELLQQLTPELNDKLKQHFPDIFREIRTIALLRLVGSICSAKMIQPLFLDSYMSTLCTDIAVSEASVRKFIARLGSLQEQADAFMRDQVMPANALLFDSTSIFTRSADSLAAKGYNPQHSRRTQARILYVFEKNSHKPVFYRVLQGSIVDKVAFMETVHAAGCKDCIIIADKGFYSKENLAALMNAGLQFILPLRKDTVNVEPAFYENTDDSKWDGVFTYNKRPIWFRKKPSGTKGNFIYTYRDDSRKAELVGQYVEKVEKFYGERTHEPKDVLKKIRMGYFSFCSNLDVSARDIYMNYKERWDIEQCFDYLKNSVSQSASHAHTDEYFRGWAFVNHISLLYYYGLLNALRNSKLDEQYSASDVLKLTKNIYLVDSGDNQGFKLSAIQKRTQRILDTLGIDLLRKN, from the coding sequence ATGAGTATTCCGCAATCAATTAAACAATTTCGTCCAACTCAGTTTGGGGCGGTCGAAATTCGGTTTATCGGTAATTATTACTATGTGTATCAAGTCTCATCCAAGTGGGATGGCGCAAAGGGCAGAGCGCAGAAAGTCACGGGCAAGAGTATTGGTAAAATCACGGAAGCAGATGGGTTCATTCCAAACGCAAACGGACTTCGTTTGATGCAGCAAATGCGCAGCACTGCTGATGTCGCACCTACGGTAAAAAATTATGGTGCGTATGAGTTACTTCAGCAATTGACACCGGAACTTAATGATAAACTCAAACAACATTTTCCCGATATCTTCAGAGAAATCCGCACGATAGCACTGCTGCGCTTGGTGGGTAGTATCTGCTCAGCTAAGATGATTCAACCGCTGTTCCTTGATTCCTATATGAGTACCCTATGCACTGATATTGCTGTTTCCGAAGCTTCCGTACGAAAGTTCATTGCGCGCCTTGGTTCGCTGCAGGAGCAAGCGGATGCCTTTATGAGGGATCAGGTAATGCCCGCAAACGCGCTTTTATTTGATAGCACATCAATCTTCACCCGTTCTGCCGATTCCCTTGCGGCAAAAGGATACAATCCTCAGCACAGCCGCCGCACACAGGCGAGAATCCTGTATGTCTTTGAGAAAAATTCACATAAACCGGTATTTTACCGCGTGTTACAGGGTTCAATTGTGGATAAAGTCGCTTTCATGGAAACAGTACATGCTGCCGGCTGTAAAGATTGCATTATTATTGCGGATAAGGGCTTTTATTCCAAAGAAAATTTGGCGGCCCTTATGAATGCAGGTCTTCAGTTCATCTTGCCGCTTAGAAAAGATACCGTCAATGTTGAGCCTGCTTTTTATGAGAATACTGATGATAGCAAATGGGATGGTGTATTCACATATAACAAACGGCCTATCTGGTTTCGTAAAAAACCAAGCGGTACGAAAGGAAATTTTATCTACACCTATCGAGACGATTCTCGTAAGGCAGAATTGGTCGGTCAGTATGTAGAGAAAGTTGAAAAGTTTTATGGTGAGCGCACGCATGAGCCGAAAGATGTTTTAAAGAAAATCAGAATGGGCTATTTTTCTTTTTGCAGTAATCTTGATGTATCCGCGAGGGATATCTACATGAATTATAAAGAACGCTGGGATATTGAGCAATGTTTTGACTACCTGAAAAACAGTGTATCTCAGTCGGCATCACATGCACATACGGATGAGTACTTTCGCGGTTGGGCATTTGTTAATCACATCAGTCTTTTGTACTACTATGGATTGTTAAACGCACTGCGGAACTCAAAGCTTGATGAACAGTATTCGGCATCGGATGTTTTGAAGCTTACAAAGAATATCTACCTTGTTGACAGCGGCGATAATCAGGGCTTCAAGCTGTCAGCTATACAAAAGAGAACTCAACGTATCCTTGATACCCTTGGAATCGATCTATTACGTAAAAACTAA
- a CDS encoding insulinase family protein has translation MGALIHGFEIIWKHDLPEMQAVGVYAKHKKTGLELYHILNDDEENLFAYSFMTASANSTGVAHILEHSVLCGSKNYPLKDPFVLLSRQSVKTFLNALTFPDKTVYPASSVVEADYFNLLQVYGDAVFFPLIEEWTFKQEGWRFEFDANNKLCLQGVVLNEMRGNYADFDSLMYDYARASVTQNSIYMYDSGGEPSTIPSLSYEQFRGFHKKYYHPCNCKLFLYGNIPTEKQMQVLHERFLSCFEPAEPPESIPLIPHMGEPVFLSRYAPASEGMDMDRCGLVETWLLPESDTAENLMDAFLLEEVLLGHDGSPLSKALLHSDFGTDLYVYNGCQADLKNILFFIGITGAEKGREREFKNFLHKTLQGFIEKGIDKKDIDSALNSIEFANREIRRGSGPFSLTLMQRSLRGWIHGKGPESSLRYIPAFEKLKAAIKTNPQYVERLIDKFLLQNKHSAMLSVFPDEDFSATLDAKLQKIAEAYEKTLTKEMRIKLQKEQEILLERQKEVDSEEKLALIPHLKKSDLPVPRPAIEETMQFFGEVPAIIHELPTNDIAYLQLAIPVDNFSMEEALYLPLYANALTGIDTHTLSWHEVSSELAYLTGNFSVSCVNAGDLNVQELPLLQNQTKLLREEVVGRSWLLIRAKMLPELIKPAVDFIFQYLKTAAFSDRKRLKDLLVQQKNDMDSAPAHSGHLLMLFKTTSLLSPVKAIDELFSGAAQIRFLRKLHASCAEQDFPESEAEKLKSIHAKILNSGMLVLLCGTAENLKVFAEALPPHLSGLKKPAPGKNLHVEVKTNFFAKQQLTLFPSALQVGFTAVSFPHFSLSDKQGVEAVFASWLSAGPLWERIRIIGGAYGAFTAPEPIESIFSCATYRAPDPLHSVSQIIESIESCATEKFDAPTMERLITGAYSTTVTPQSPTQKSQTAFVRFLNGMSEAVRLRNIQNLLNTQGSDMNRCAELLLAQKSCIEGAALGSDTQLRHTEEAARFFAKMQCEQPI, from the coding sequence ATGGGTGCCTTAATACACGGTTTTGAGATTATATGGAAGCATGATTTGCCTGAAATGCAGGCAGTCGGTGTTTATGCAAAGCATAAAAAAACAGGGCTTGAGCTCTACCATATTTTGAATGATGATGAAGAAAATTTATTTGCGTACTCTTTTATGACCGCATCGGCAAACAGCACAGGTGTTGCGCATATTCTTGAACACTCGGTACTTTGCGGTTCAAAAAATTACCCGCTTAAAGACCCTTTTGTGTTGCTTTCCAGACAAAGCGTAAAAACATTTTTAAATGCGCTCACCTTTCCCGACAAAACGGTGTACCCTGCCTCCTCTGTTGTAGAAGCGGATTATTTTAACCTCTTGCAAGTATACGGCGATGCGGTGTTTTTTCCGTTAATTGAAGAGTGGACTTTTAAGCAGGAAGGCTGGCGGTTTGAATTTGATGCAAACAATAAGCTTTGTCTGCAAGGAGTTGTGCTTAATGAAATGCGCGGAAATTATGCGGATTTTGACTCATTAATGTATGATTATGCAAGGGCATCGGTTACGCAAAATTCTATTTATATGTATGACTCCGGCGGAGAACCGTCGACAATTCCAAGTTTAAGCTATGAACAATTCCGCGGCTTTCATAAAAAATATTATCATCCGTGTAATTGTAAACTTTTTTTATACGGCAATATTCCTACGGAAAAACAAATGCAGGTTCTGCATGAACGATTTCTTTCCTGCTTTGAACCGGCCGAACCGCCGGAGTCTATTCCGCTAATTCCGCATATGGGTGAGCCTGTGTTTTTGTCTCGCTATGCGCCTGCTTCGGAAGGAATGGATATGGATCGTTGCGGACTTGTAGAAACCTGGCTTCTTCCGGAATCCGATACAGCGGAAAATCTTATGGATGCTTTTCTGCTTGAAGAAGTTTTATTAGGGCATGACGGTTCCCCTCTTTCAAAAGCTCTTTTGCATTCTGATTTCGGTACCGATCTCTATGTGTATAACGGGTGTCAGGCGGACTTAAAAAATATTTTATTTTTTATCGGCATAACCGGCGCAGAAAAAGGAAGGGAACGCGAATTTAAAAACTTTCTGCATAAAACATTGCAAGGATTTATCGAAAAAGGAATAGATAAAAAAGATATTGACAGCGCATTAAACAGTATTGAATTTGCAAATAGAGAAATACGGCGAGGTTCAGGCCCCTTTTCCTTAACATTGATGCAGCGTTCTTTGCGCGGTTGGATACACGGAAAAGGACCTGAAAGCTCCTTGCGATATATTCCCGCTTTTGAAAAGCTGAAGGCAGCGATCAAGACAAACCCTCAGTATGTGGAACGCTTAATCGATAAATTCCTCTTACAAAACAAGCATTCTGCAATGCTTTCGGTTTTTCCCGATGAAGATTTTTCAGCCACACTTGATGCAAAATTGCAAAAAATAGCGGAAGCATATGAAAAAACATTAACAAAAGAAATGCGGATAAAATTGCAAAAAGAACAGGAGATTCTTCTTGAAAGACAAAAAGAGGTAGACTCAGAAGAAAAACTTGCGCTTATTCCGCATTTAAAAAAATCCGATCTTCCCGTTCCTCGCCCCGCAATAGAAGAAACAATGCAATTTTTTGGTGAGGTTCCGGCTATTATTCATGAATTACCCACAAATGATATTGCTTATTTACAACTTGCAATACCGGTGGATAATTTCAGTATGGAAGAAGCGTTGTACCTTCCGTTGTATGCAAATGCACTTACCGGTATAGACACGCATACATTGAGCTGGCATGAAGTATCATCGGAGCTTGCATATTTAACCGGAAATTTTTCGGTAAGTTGTGTCAATGCGGGAGATCTTAATGTGCAGGAACTTCCGCTGCTACAAAACCAAACAAAGCTTTTGCGGGAAGAAGTTGTGGGGCGAAGTTGGCTTCTTATTCGGGCAAAAATGTTGCCTGAATTAATAAAACCTGCCGTTGATTTTATTTTTCAGTATTTAAAAACTGCCGCCTTCTCGGATAGAAAAAGATTAAAAGATCTTTTAGTGCAACAAAAGAATGATATGGACAGCGCTCCCGCTCATTCAGGGCATCTTTTAATGTTGTTTAAAACAACATCGCTTCTTTCTCCGGTAAAAGCAATTGACGAACTTTTTTCGGGCGCCGCGCAAATACGCTTTTTACGTAAATTGCATGCAAGTTGTGCCGAGCAAGACTTTCCTGAATCGGAAGCGGAGAAACTGAAGAGTATTCATGCGAAGATTTTAAATTCCGGTATGCTTGTGCTCCTTTGCGGAACAGCGGAAAATCTTAAGGTTTTTGCAGAAGCGTTGCCGCCTCATTTAAGCGGTTTGAAAAAGCCTGCGCCCGGTAAAAATCTACATGTTGAAGTAAAAACAAATTTCTTTGCAAAGCAACAGTTAACTTTATTTCCCTCAGCTTTACAAGTAGGGTTTACCGCAGTTTCTTTTCCTCACTTTTCTTTATCCGATAAGCAGGGAGTGGAAGCTGTTTTTGCGAGCTGGTTAAGTGCGGGGCCGCTATGGGAGCGGATTAGAATAATCGGCGGGGCGTATGGCGCCTTTACCGCACCGGAGCCGATTGAATCTATTTTCAGCTGTGCAACTTATCGAGCCCCCGATCCTCTCCATTCTGTTTCGCAAATAATAGAATCGATTGAAAGTTGTGCAACGGAAAAATTTGATGCGCCCACTATGGAGCGGCTTATTACCGGTGCGTACAGTACAACGGTTACGCCTCAGTCGCCGACACAAAAAAGCCAAACTGCTTTTGTGCGTTTTTTAAACGGCATGAGCGAAGCTGTTCGGTTGCGCAATATTCAAAATTTACTGAATACGCAAGGATCGGATATGAACCGTTGTGCAGAACTTTTGCTTGCTCAAAAATCCTGTATTGAAGGAGCCGCTCTCGGTTCCGACACTCAATTACGGCATACGGAAGAGGCTGCGCGTTTCTTTGCAAAAATGCAATGTGAACAACCGATTTAA
- a CDS encoding TRAP transporter large permease — MFFLQPMFPILILFILFFLNVPIALSLIGASLYYFAFINTGIPMSMVVQQFITTVESFPYLAVPFFIMLGSVMNYSGISDKLMDMAEVLAGHLKGGLAQVNCLLSALMGGITGSANADAAMESKILIPAMRRKGFPIGFASAVTAASSAVSPVIPPGNNLIIYAMIANVAVGDMFLAGYTPGILMTISLMITVYIISSRRNYAPTRDRMASIVEIGKQILKSSFALVIPFVIILGMRMGVTTPTEAGAVAVLFALVVGITAYRKLSWKHIPLILKETVQSTGSVMLIIASAKVFGFYMTSERIPQMVTQMLLYMTEDKFVLLMVINILLLIVGMFIEGGAALVILGPLLVPVVLARGVDPLHFGVVIIVNIMIGGLTPPFGSMMFTVCSIVNCTLQDFIKEVWPFIVALLIVLLLVTYSESIALAIPKFFGYVPIHAPM, encoded by the coding sequence ATGTTTTTTCTCCAACCGATGTTTCCTATACTTATTTTGTTTATTTTATTCTTTTTGAATGTCCCGATTGCACTTTCTTTAATCGGTGCATCATTATATTATTTTGCATTTATCAATACCGGAATTCCGATGTCAATGGTTGTTCAACAGTTTATCACGACAGTTGAATCCTTCCCCTATCTTGCGGTTCCCTTTTTTATCATGCTCGGTTCCGTTATGAACTATTCAGGGATAAGTGATAAACTGATGGATATGGCTGAAGTGCTTGCAGGACATTTAAAAGGCGGGCTTGCACAAGTTAACTGTTTGCTCAGCGCTTTAATGGGCGGTATTACCGGCTCTGCAAATGCTGATGCCGCAATGGAATCAAAAATACTCATTCCCGCAATGCGTCGAAAAGGTTTTCCGATTGGTTTTGCTTCCGCTGTTACGGCGGCATCTTCAGCGGTAAGCCCCGTTATTCCTCCCGGAAATAATCTGATCATCTATGCGATGATTGCAAACGTAGCGGTAGGCGATATGTTTCTTGCCGGATATACACCCGGTATTTTAATGACAATCTCGCTTATGATTACGGTATACATTATTTCGTCAAGAAGGAATTATGCACCGACAAGAGACAGAATGGCAAGCATCGTCGAAATCGGAAAGCAGATATTAAAATCAAGCTTTGCTCTTGTTATTCCCTTTGTTATCATACTCGGAATGAGAATGGGCGTTACCACTCCGACGGAGGCCGGTGCTGTTGCGGTGTTGTTTGCTCTTGTTGTCGGAATCACGGCATACCGAAAATTGAGCTGGAAACATATTCCGCTTATTCTAAAAGAAACCGTGCAAAGTACGGGATCGGTTATGCTGATAATTGCCTCTGCAAAGGTATTCGGATTTTACATGACCAGCGAACGTATTCCTCAAATGGTTACTCAAATGCTATTGTACATGACAGAGGATAAATTCGTTTTACTTATGGTCATCAACATATTGTTACTGATTGTCGGTATGTTTATAGAGGGCGGAGCGGCGCTTGTTATTTTAGGGCCGCTTCTTGTTCCGGTAGTACTTGCACGCGGAGTTGATCCCCTGCATTTCGGCGTTGTTATCATTGTTAATATCATGATTGGAGGCCTCACCCCGCCGTTTGGTTCAATGATGTTTACCGTGTGTTCAATAGTAAACTGCACGCTTCAAGATTTTATTAAAGAGGTTTGGCCGTTTATTGTTGCCCTGCTTATTGTGCTGCTTCTTGTTACATACTCCGAATCGATTGCACTTGCAATTCCTAAATTTTTCGGATATGTGCCAATTCATGCCCCAATGTAA
- a CDS encoding HAD-IIA family hydrolase, with the protein MIEKKEVDNWNANIDICALLERCKHFVLDMDGTFYLSDTIIPGSLHFIEQAKKTGRDFIFFTNNSSKNPENYIDKLAKMDCKIGREQIMTSGDVTIEYLQTNYPEKKVYLVGTEPLVQSFAIAGIALVEENPDIVVLGFDQTLTYEKIKNICNFIRAGAMYFATHPDINCPVEGGYIPDVGSFMAMIELSTGSKPNKILGKPYKTTVDMIVHRTGWKKEAIAFVGDRLYTDVATGVNNGAHGLLVLSGESDMHTVQESNVKPDAIFLDLKEIAAYLR; encoded by the coding sequence ATGATTGAAAAAAAAGAAGTTGATAATTGGAATGCGAATATCGATATCTGCGCGCTTTTAGAAAGGTGTAAACATTTTGTGCTGGACATGGACGGTACTTTTTATTTAAGCGATACAATTATTCCGGGGAGCCTGCATTTTATAGAGCAAGCTAAAAAAACAGGAAGGGATTTTATATTTTTTACAAATAATTCATCAAAGAATCCTGAAAACTATATTGATAAACTTGCAAAGATGGATTGCAAGATTGGCCGTGAGCAGATTATGACAAGCGGTGATGTTACAATAGAATATTTGCAAACAAACTATCCGGAAAAAAAAGTATATCTAGTGGGAACGGAGCCGCTTGTACAAAGTTTTGCAATTGCCGGCATTGCGCTGGTTGAAGAAAACCCGGATATTGTTGTGCTTGGATTTGATCAAACGCTTACCTATGAAAAAATCAAAAACATTTGTAATTTTATCCGCGCGGGTGCAATGTATTTTGCAACGCATCCCGATATTAACTGCCCTGTAGAAGGAGGGTATATTCCCGATGTAGGCTCTTTTATGGCAATGATTGAGCTTTCGACAGGTTCCAAACCGAATAAGATTTTAGGTAAACCGTATAAAACCACTGTTGATATGATTGTGCATCGAACCGGCTGGAAAAAAGAAGCAATTGCTTTTGTCGGCGATCGCTTATATACGGATGTTGCTACCGGTGTAAATAACGGCGCGCATGGCTTACTTGTGCTTTCCGGTGAATCCGATATGCATACGGTGCAAGAATCAAATGTAAAACCCGATGCTATATTTTTAGACTTGAAAGAGATTGCTGCATATCTTCGGTGA
- a CDS encoding response regulator — translation MTKTITNQIHILIAESDTIIALDLQSMLQRLGYTVAASVETAEDAISFAKQLNPDLILLDIGIQGKINGIEAAIKIQDSVKTPMIFLLSAADTPLLTKADDINYDGYLLKPIHPDSLAGTIDTAMYKYRSMQRIAQAQEEIKRYRKNYASLETLAKVDRVLFWQKEENCEVQFSSNEAGSRYRAIIEAAIQQYETDFAVFHRFDTIETVLITGTKTATEASGVIIRIDEDKEVHQ, via the coding sequence ATGACTAAAACAATAACCAATCAAATTCATATTTTAATTGCGGAATCCGATACAATTATAGCGCTTGACTTACAAAGCATGCTGCAACGATTAGGATATACTGTTGCAGCCTCTGTAGAAACGGCAGAAGATGCTATCTCATTTGCAAAACAATTGAATCCTGATTTAATCCTTCTTGATATTGGTATACAAGGCAAAATCAACGGCATTGAAGCGGCAATAAAAATACAAGACTCGGTAAAAACTCCGATGATATTTTTGCTGTCCGCCGCAGATACTCCGCTGCTGACTAAAGCCGATGATATTAATTATGACGGCTATTTATTAAAACCTATTCATCCCGACAGTTTGGCGGGTACCATTGACACCGCCATGTATAAATACCGCAGTATGCAGCGGATTGCACAGGCTCAGGAAGAGATAAAAAGATACAGGAAAAATTATGCATCATTAGAAACCTTAGCTAAAGTCGACCGAGTGTTATTTTGGCAAAAGGAGGAAAACTGCGAAGTTCAGTTTTCCTCAAATGAGGCGGGGAGCCGATACCGAGCAATAATTGAAGCGGCAATTCAACAATATGAAACCGATTTTGCCGTCTTTCACCGTTTTGATACTATAGAAACAGTGTTAATTACCGGCACCAAAACCGCCACTGAAGCGTCGGGAGTAATTATTAGAATCGATGAAGATAAGGAAGTACATCAATGA
- a CDS encoding TRAP transporter small permease yields the protein MLKLNKKDLWDNFELYLGGVFIAITVITVIINVFTRYVLKFTFIWAEEIAVIGFVWTIFLGAAGAFKHKMLMGVDFLLQITKGKMRALVELISNLFVFVVAIAMCSMSFIYVINSKKITAALQISYKWLNVAIPLSFMMISLYAIINLVHNILRLAGKSADKTVPQERD from the coding sequence ATGTTGAAGCTGAATAAGAAAGATTTATGGGATAATTTTGAATTATATCTTGGAGGGGTATTTATAGCGATTACGGTCATAACGGTTATAATCAATGTTTTTACCCGTTATGTACTTAAATTCACATTTATATGGGCGGAAGAAATTGCAGTTATCGGCTTTGTCTGGACAATTTTTTTGGGTGCGGCAGGAGCGTTTAAACATAAAATGCTTATGGGTGTTGATTTTTTGCTGCAAATAACAAAAGGTAAAATGCGCGCGCTTGTAGAATTAATAAGCAATTTATTTGTTTTTGTTGTTGCAATTGCGATGTGCTCAATGTCGTTTATTTATGTAATAAATTCAAAAAAAATTACGGCAGCTTTGCAGATTTCATATAAGTGGCTTAATGTTGCCATTCCGCTTTCATTTATGATGATTTCTCTTTATGCGATTATTAATTTAGTTCATAATATTTTAAGACTTGCCGGAAAATCCGCCGATAAAACTGTACCGCAGGAGCGTGATTGA
- a CDS encoding flagellar motor switch protein FliG — translation MTDIESEMLKRGLIKVPSADQKTESSYRKVAKFLYLIGVEQAAQVLKQLKPEQIDKVVTELVTIRHIDKDEATYILSEFSALYESSKNSLGGIQTAESMLTKAFGAEKASEILKAAVPEKQTKPFEFLDSADVEKIAQLLDKELPATKTLVISQLRPKLAAEYIKTLPAEEKKDIILRLAKLKTILPEVFRQVSNSMQEKYQRLQTGKTDLIDGRAVLAEILRKIDPATEHDILQNLSDSNPELEQNIRERLFTLEDILGINNSYLQKKLSTLTDDTVAKLITGKHEAFIEKILSNVSKNRAYYIQDEKKTNPSTLKEVNEVTNQFLTELRRAWERGEFIIEGRDEEWVP, via the coding sequence ATGACCGATATTGAAAGTGAAATGCTAAAGCGCGGGCTGATAAAGGTTCCCTCTGCCGATCAAAAAACCGAAAGCTCATATCGTAAGGTTGCAAAATTTTTGTATTTAATCGGTGTGGAGCAAGCGGCACAAGTACTTAAACAGCTCAAACCGGAGCAAATTGATAAAGTTGTGACGGAGCTTGTTACTATCCGCCATATCGATAAGGACGAAGCAACATATATTTTAAGTGAGTTTTCCGCGCTGTACGAAAGTTCAAAGAATTCTCTTGGAGGGATACAAACAGCAGAAAGTATGCTTACCAAAGCTTTTGGTGCGGAAAAAGCTTCCGAAATTTTAAAGGCAGCGGTTCCCGAAAAGCAGACAAAACCTTTTGAGTTTTTGGACTCTGCCGATGTTGAAAAAATTGCGCAACTTTTGGATAAAGAACTGCCTGCGACAAAAACACTGGTAATTTCTCAATTACGACCGAAATTAGCGGCTGAGTATATAAAAACGCTTCCTGCTGAAGAAAAAAAAGATATTATTCTTCGACTTGCAAAACTGAAAACTATTCTTCCGGAAGTGTTCAGGCAGGTAAGTAATTCAATGCAGGAAAAGTATCAGCGCTTGCAAACCGGAAAAACGGATTTAATAGACGGCAGAGCGGTACTTGCAGAGATTTTACGTAAGATAGATCCTGCCACCGAACACGATATTTTACAAAACCTTTCGGATTCTAATCCCGAATTGGAGCAAAATATCAGAGAACGATTATTCACGTTGGAGGATATCCTTGGCATCAATAACAGCTATTTACAGAAAAAACTTTCAACGCTTACCGACGACACCGTTGCAAAACTTATTACGGGAAAACATGAAGCCTTTATTGAAAAAATACTGTCGAATGTTTCAAAAAATCGTGCATACTATATTCAAGATGAAAAGAAAACAAATCCGTCAACCCTCAAAGAGGTAAACGAAGTAACCAATCAGTTTTTAACTGAATTGCGGCGCGCATGGGAGCGGGGAGAATTTATTATTGAAGGAAGAGATGAAGAATGGGTGCCTTAA
- a CDS encoding C4-dicarboxylate TRAP transporter substrate-binding protein has product MKKIVFYAMMLIVAVAISITACTKNDGATTGTKKVIRVTTKFVDNEQTAKSLVKVVEGVNSRSNGTLELQLFTSGTYPYGKDGMELIVNGGDVIQVDGINFIADYVPDFDAVTGPFLYTSFDEYLAMTKSDLVAALKQEAVEKHGIRILSLDWVFGFRSMMLKKPVKTPDDMRGLKIRVPTSPLYTYTLEAMGANPIAMPYPDTYSAIQQGVIDGVEGSILTYWGTKQYENVKEYSLTRHLLGVSAVTISEKCWQSLTAEQQQILTEEFQKGTDDNLKETIALEDDYAENLKEQGVHFYEIDAPAFAAKAAVVYTKFPKWTAGIYDQIQAELTKIRATLKK; this is encoded by the coding sequence ATGAAGAAGATTGTTTTTTATGCAATGATGTTGATTGTTGCGGTTGCGATTTCAATTACCGCATGTACAAAAAATGACGGCGCGACTACGGGTACAAAAAAAGTTATCCGAGTAACTACAAAGTTTGTTGATAATGAACAAACCGCAAAGTCTCTTGTAAAAGTTGTTGAGGGTGTAAACAGCCGTTCAAACGGGACTCTTGAATTACAACTTTTTACATCCGGTACGTATCCGTATGGAAAGGACGGCATGGAGCTTATTGTAAACGGCGGAGATGTTATCCAAGTTGACGGTATTAACTTCATTGCGGACTATGTTCCGGATTTTGATGCGGTAACGGGACCTTTTCTGTATACGTCGTTTGATGAATATCTTGCAATGACAAAATCGGATTTGGTAGCTGCGCTTAAGCAGGAAGCAGTGGAAAAACACGGTATTCGCATTCTTTCGCTTGACTGGGTATTCGGTTTTCGCAGTATGATGCTCAAAAAACCGGTTAAAACGCCGGATGATATGCGCGGGCTGAAAATCCGTGTTCCTACCAGTCCCTTGTACACGTATACGCTTGAAGCAATGGGCGCAAATCCTATTGCCATGCCCTACCCTGATACCTATTCCGCAATTCAGCAAGGCGTTATTGACGGGGTCGAAGGTTCAATTCTTACGTATTGGGGAACAAAACAATACGAAAACGTAAAAGAGTATTCTCTTACCCGTCACTTACTCGGTGTTTCAGCAGTGACTATTTCAGAAAAATGCTGGCAAAGTCTTACTGCCGAACAGCAGCAGATTCTTACCGAAGAGTTTCAGAAAGGCACCGATGATAATCTGAAAGAAACTATTGCGCTTGAGGATGATTACGCTGAAAACTTAAAGGAGCAAGGCGTACACTTTTACGAAATTGATGCTCCGGCATTTGCCGCTAAAGCTGCAGTCGTATATACCAAATTCCCAAAATGGACTGCCGGTATTTATGATCAGATTCAGGCAGAGCTTACAAAAATCAGAGCAACACTGAAAAAATAG
- a CDS encoding IS5 family transposase, with amino-acid sequence MNQRGLFDEEDRLRVLSNLGDCLERLNEKINWELFLPILNKALKKYPKGPGGRPPFNFLMMFKIVILQRMYNISDDQTEYQINDRLSFMRFLGIGLKDKVPDAKTIWLFKEKLIEAKVSRKLFDKFSRELQRNNLIGKEGTIIDARIVEVPIQHNTREENEQSAREIPQEWKTKKNGAKLAQKDCDARWTQKNKQSFFGYKNHAKVDAKSKLIVKATVTSTNVHDSQELKNLITKEDTIIYADSAYIGEKIEKVLKQKNIENQICERGARGRELTQE; translated from the coding sequence ATGAACCAAAGAGGCCTTTTTGACGAAGAAGATCGATTGCGAGTATTGAGTAATCTTGGCGATTGCTTAGAACGGTTAAACGAAAAAATTAATTGGGAACTATTTTTGCCCATCTTAAATAAAGCGCTTAAGAAATACCCGAAAGGACCGGGCGGTCGACCGCCATTTAATTTTTTGATGATGTTCAAAATTGTCATCCTACAGCGCATGTATAACATAAGCGATGATCAAACTGAATATCAGATAAATGATCGATTATCCTTTATGCGTTTTTTGGGAATAGGGTTAAAAGACAAAGTGCCTGACGCAAAAACAATTTGGTTGTTTAAAGAAAAACTAATAGAAGCAAAAGTATCAAGGAAATTATTTGACAAGTTCTCGAGGGAATTACAACGAAATAACTTAATCGGCAAAGAAGGAACAATCATTGATGCGAGGATCGTTGAGGTACCAATACAACATAATACGAGAGAGGAAAATGAACAGAGCGCTCGGGAAATACCGCAAGAGTGGAAAACAAAGAAAAATGGGGCAAAACTGGCGCAAAAAGACTGCGATGCACGGTGGACGCAGAAGAATAAGCAGTCTTTTTTCGGATATAAAAACCATGCAAAAGTAGATGCAAAAAGTAAACTCATTGTAAAAGCAACCGTAACCTCTACCAATGTTCATGATAGCCAAGAATTAAAAAACCTGATCACAAAAGAAGATACCATTATTTATGCTGACAGTGCCTACATCGGAGAAAAGATAGAGAAAGTTTTAAAACAGAAGAATATAGAAAATCAAATTTGCGAACGCGGAGCGCGTGGAAGAGAACTCACACAAGAATAG